TATATCCATCTCAGCAACAGTTTTTTAATGCcatgaaaagaaagaatttTGACCCTAATGCTAAGGACATGGAGACAATTATTCCTATTCATAATGCAGTCAATGAGCGAGCATGGATGGAAATCCTGAAATGGGAGGAGGGACAAGGTTCTGAGGCTTGTGGAGGACCTCAACTTGTACGCTTTGAAGGAGATGCCTCAAAATTAACGCCAACTGCTCGTTGGAATATGATGTTTGGTATCGCTAAACCTTTTGATCGCCATGACTGGATGATTGATCGCTGTGGAACTAAGGTTGAGTATGTAATTGATTTCTATACTGGCAAACCCAACCCCTTGATACCAGAGATGCCTAGTTTTTATCTCGATGTCCGACCAAAGCTTAATAGTGTTGAAGGAGTGCGCATGAGAATCGCTAAATTCTTCGGCTTTTGAAACTCTGATTCATATAACAGGTGGAGGTCTACCAGCAGGGACTGATCGTAATTCTCCATTTCTTTTGCATTTCGAAGAGTGCTACGAGCATCACTGTGTACAATATATTGCCAGCAAATCGAGAGAAACTCACAAAACGAGCGTCATATCCCTATTTCATTCCAACTCTGGAGAACTTTAACTTATTTAATTCATTCATGTACATAGCAATAAAACACTTTCTCTATTTACAATTATCAGATATTCTAGACATACTTCGTCTATCGTCCGATGAAGTTACCTGAGCTGCCCAACTTTTGCATGTGCTAATAATCGTTAGTATTCTGCTTGCTGGATTCGTACCCACTCCAACACTTAATATATTCCGAACCACATTCTATGCCTGACATGTTTGGGTTCAACACAAACGCCACTTTTAACTTACTTCACCAACCTTGGTGTTGACTTCAAAGTACTTGGCAACACATCTGTCCAAACATAAGCTCTCACCCTTGTTGAGGGCACCTTCGGGGTACTGTTGAGTAATGCATTTGCTGTGGCACGAATCGACCAGGCGGTTGAACATGTCACTGACCATATCAAGCTCGGCCTCAGCGGCATCGATCTTAAGCTTGTTAACACCGCCGGCAGCAGCGTTTGGGTTACCTCCTAGTCCGAGAAATGACATTGTAAATTATATTTCCTGATGTACTCAATAAATGGTGTGTTGAAGTTCTATTATACACAATTTCAGTCTgcatgaaaaaaaatcgatGCGGCGCGCCGCATCCACCTTTGACTGGGGTAGCAAATTAACAAATAGGCTATAATTCCATTAACTATCTGATAAGCTCAGGATCCTAGATCAATGAGAACAATTTAGTAGGAAATTTATCTACGAAAAACTTATGAAACGGGTGGAATGGTGGCTATGACTCTTTAATATGTATCACATCAATTGCCCCTCTTCTTGCTTCACAGGCACTTTAACATGTACTGAGATGCCGATAATGTTCTGCGGCTTATAGAAAGATATAGTCTCTATCTTGCCCTTCATTCAATTACCCAGAGATCGGATTTAATTGTATGTATCCGCATTCTCTGTATACTAAGTCTTATTTTGTTCTCATCtgttgaaatatttgaaaTCTAAATAAAGTAATCGTACATAATATAATGTGGGTTAGGATATTTCATGGAGTAGACGGTGTCGTGCGACCAGCGTGATTGACGTGTCGTGAACCAGTGACCGTAACTAGCAGTCAAATCAAATTTCATCTTGCCGGGACCAGAGTAAGCTTACATTTGGACGAGGGCAGTGAAATCAAAATTTATAAATGAGACCTTATCAGCTCTTATTATCCGCTGCTATTTCTCTTGCTAGCTACGGAGTCAAGCCAGTGCATGCCGAGCAAGATCCCAGCCCAGACTCAAGTCTATCGTTCCCACCTTCGTTTAATGGTGCACCACCTTGTGAGTTCATAGAAATGACACAATTGCTACGCTGTTATGATGTATAGTCATGAGAAGTTAAATGAACACACTTATTGTACTATAAATGGACCCTAACCTAGTTGTTGTATACTAACTCACTCCAGCATGGAATGTCATAGGACAACCAACATTCGCCGACTCGGCTGTGGTATTGACACACTTGAGTAACAATGGAGAGCAGAGTGCTCTTTGgacaaaaaataagaatCCACATGAAGAATGGACTTTAGAAGCCACGATTAGTGTATCTGGACCCGTGGCCCCAGGTGGTGGGTTAGCTCTGTGGTATGCTGCTACGCCAAATGAGCCCGGTCCCGTTCATGGGTCACGGGATTTCTGGGATGGTTTAGCAATAACTCTAGATTCCCTGGGATGGTCAAACAAGGAGGATGAGGACCAGAATCCTGATAACCGAGGCTCTATTCGCGGACATTTGAATGATGGATCTATTAGTTATCAGTCTCTGTCTCATATACCTGAGAGTTCATTTTCTCTATGCAGAATAAACTACAGAAACACCGGATCACGGTTCATTATCCGAATTGGTTATGGAAAAGGATCTTTGATTGTTGATGTTAATGGTCAAAAGTGCTTTCAAACGGACAAGGTCGTATTACCTAAAGATTATTTCTATGGAGTGTCGGCCATGAGCATTCCTCAACCGGACAGCTTTATCATTCATGGGCTAAATGTTTACCCTGGCCTCCTCAGCTCCTTAGAAAAACACATTGTGCCATATCACTCTGATGAAAAGGGTCATGATAGTCATGATGCTCACCCGCCCAGTGAAAACGCCCACTCTTCACGTCCTACAGTTCCTACTTCAGCTCCTAGTTTGAGCAACCCTGGCTTGGATACTGGTGCTCAGCTcgaaaatttaaaaaactCTATTGTATCATCTTTGAAAGCCGAATTAGCGCATGAACTGACTGTACACCATAGCAAGCTTGACGCTGTAAATAAGATCCACGACAAGCTTACTGGAATAGAGCTTCGTCTAGATCGAATGGAGACCATGTTTCAAGAACTGGCACGGTCTCAAGATAAGACGATACAATCTCGTCATTCGgatcagcaacagcagttttCGACTGAAATGAATCGAATCCATGCGAAACTAGAAAATATTGATAAGGTGGTGCATGATCACACATCTAACCTCATAGGTACATTTAGTGATACTATGAATACCGCTATCAACCGAGGAGGTTATAGCATTTGGGTGTTGTTTGTCCTCGTCATTGTGATTCAAGGCATAATCTGGGTCGGTTATACTGTCTATAGAACTCGGCGCTCATATCATGCCAAAATCTTGTAAATGTTTTCATATTATGTATCCCATTCTGCCGTCTTAAGCAATTCAtgttatatttttgttcctATTACCTACATCAGCTAACTTACTTTAAGCTTCTGAAATGACCCCAACTGTTCGTTCACACCCAGACACTATAAAGGATCTAACTTCGTGATCAACAAGTTCAGCAGCATGGAAACTATCTGAGAGTAAGTGTCTGAACAGCGATATTATAATGGAGACGGTGGCGGCGGAACGAGACTGGACCCTGGATTCTCATCAGGGGTAAAGTAAAGTGAAGCGCGGCGGGAGAGGCTGAATATTACCCGGCCTTCGAAAATATCTGCAGTGTCGTGTGCTACTTCATCACGAGAAAATATGTAGATGCAAACTGGAACTTAGAGGCTATTGATTGCTTGATCTTGAGATTAAAATACAATCAAAAAGTCGAAGAAAcgattttcaaaaaaaagtccGTAAAATGGCTGAATTAGAGACTCACAAGGCTGTTGATGAAGTAAGCGAGAAGATCAACGACCTCAAGGTCGATGAGCAACCGAGCAGCGAACCCACAATCACTAGCACCGAAACTGTTCAATCTGAGAAGAATGAGTCTGAAAATGATGACTCTGTCACCAATACAGTCTTCAAGTCTATTGAAAACTTTAGCGTTGTTCATCCCTTGACCCACCAGTGGACCCTTTGGTATACCAAGCCCCAGACTGGTAACGAAGAATGGCACAACCTCCTCAAGAAAGTTGTCACTGTCTCTACAGTTGAGGAGTTCTGGGGAGCCTATAACTCTGTTCCAAAAGTTTCTGAATTGCCAATGAAGGCTGATTATTCCTTCTTCAGTGAGGGTGTTCGACCAGAGTGGGAAGATCCTCGTAATTCTAAGGGTGGTAAATGGATGTTTCAATATCGAAGTGGCCGTCGCTCGATATCTGTAGATGAGGCCTGGTTAAAGGTGTTGTTGGGTATGATTGGCGGTACCCTGGATAACGAAGATGTTAACAGTGAACAAATTAATGGTGCATTTATTAGTATTCGTAAGGCTGGTATCAAGATCAACTTGTGGACTAAGCACACCAACCAAGAACTTGTGAGACCTATCGGTTTGCGATTCAAGGCTTTGTTGGGCCTAGCGGAACGTGAAGAGATTGAGTTTACTGCCCACGAGGCTGTCAAGGGTCGATCCAAGGTTACTCTGTAAGGGAAAGCAttaattgatttattttttattcttgtgatgaaatcaaactCTAGTTTTTAAAAATGTCTGTCTTATGGAGCTTGTAAAGTTTTATGAATCTGCTATTTCTAAAAATCAATCTGGTTGACATTATGACTGGGCTCGGCCCTGTTTTAAGGTGCTAGAATGAATGTTTACATGACATcataatattaatacaCAAAATTGGGGGTGAGGGAGGCCTAAATACACCGAAGATATAATAATAGATGTTTGTCGCcagataaaataataataaataataggTGCTAGAGCATTCAGTTTTCGGAGTCTAGACAGGGAGTTGTGTACATGAGTACTATATCATGCTCTTCATTAACTTCATGCTGCTGGAGAAATTGAATAACTTTATCAGAAAGCTTATTAGCATTTGGTGGAAGATGGAATGTGCCCTGAGATGTAACTACTACTGTATAGTCGCTGGATACATCGGCGTCAAGAAGTTCTCCATGGCCTAAATTCTCCATACACTTTCTAATAACACGCTCTTCAGAGAACGAGGGCCCCATTTCAAAACTGACTCTCTTCCAGCGTCCTCTCCAATCGTTTAGAATGGCTTCTTCGAGTTTcccttcttcctcttcggTGAATGGTGCATATCTGTTTTTCAAACTTCGAAGATACCTCATTTGAATAGCCTGCCAAGTGTGCCGTCCCTGAATCGCCTCAGCGATTCTTCTCCAAGAGAActctttctcttccttgAGATAGGAGATTAGCATATCATCCTGCTCAGTCCATCTATGAAACTCTGTAGGTTTGGTAATAATACGTCGAGACGATGGAAACGCTTCACCTCTTGCTCGTTTCAAATTGCGGCGATTACTACTAGATGATTTGATGGCATTTCTAGAAGACCCTTCAGAATAGGTTTCATCttgttcattttcttcttcctctgGTGTTGAATCTGGAGAACCAGCTTGCTCATAATCGCTACTAGCAAGCTCCTCAAGCTTGATGGATAACTTAGAATGAAGAGAATTCTTGTCTTTCTGGCCGCCATCAATACCGACTCCATCGCTGCTAACTCGGTCGCTATTATTAATGTTAATATTGCTACAATTGTTGATAGCACTACGGGATTGATCAAATGATGTGGACGTTTGAGGACGTTTCATCTTGGAAGTACTACTAAGTGAAGAACTTCTTGACGACTCGACTGCGGATGCTTGAACATAGGAAAATTCGTCTGAGCATCCTGTACCAGGTGATGAAGCTGTCTGCTGGACTAAATCAAGTAGTTTACTGTTGGAACCTAAGCTCTTGCTAGATGGAGGAGAACTAAATAAGATTGGCGAACCGAAAACAACAGAATTCTGACGGGACATCGATGGTTTCATTGAACATGAACTTGGAGAACTAAGATGAGAATTCAGTGAGGACGAGACAATGTAAGTATACCCTGAATCTTCCATTGACTGCATACGAAATAGCATGGAAGCTTTAGGGCTGGTATTGGGTGTGGTGAACACAAAGCTGGAATTTCGATAAGCTTCTGATCCACTGAAAGAGGACGATGAATTCGCATTGTGCCCGATTTCTAAAGGACCACCAAATAAATCATGGGAGTCATCCCCATTCTGAAGCTTTGATCTAGGACTTGTTGTATATAGAATATCCAGAGGACTAATTGTTGATGGTGGctcgtcttctttcttAATATTTGGGGGTCGTGAAAATTGATCAGACATAATAACCCCGCAAGGAACTcgtaatattttttgaggATACAGAGTTTTGTCAATTAAAGGAATGAATTACTTGCAGGAAGGATTATAAGGTATTTATGGCAGTGATGCTTACCAGGATCTTTCActatataatatttattttctttttacgGAGATAAGTCTGCACATTAGCGCACTGATTGACGCTGGATCCAAAGCCACGTAACTGAACTAtgacttgatttttcaattctCTATAAATTTACAATTAATAGAGagacaacaaaaacattTATAAGCTTAGGGGAAGTTAAATTGATATATCTGTTTTTTGGGTTGATGGTACTGTCGTCAATATTGTAGATATCAAGGATTTTAGTGAGAGCTTCGATATGCAGGTAATCAACTTTAAACCTGGTGCTGATAATTCGTGCATAATCTTTTCCACTGATCCCGGTGATCAGGTCCCAGCAAATTGTTGGTACATCTAGGTAAATATGAGAATGGTGTAAAGAATAGTCAATAAATTAGATTTCATATCACATTCGTATCATGACGGTTGAGGTCAGTGTTGCATCAGTTGTGAAGTAAGGCTCAAGGGGATCCTACCACAGGAATTCTTAGAACTTGGCCAACCGCTACGACTGATaacagcatcttcttcgtaTGTACCATCGCAGCAGCATTCATATACTAATATTCAATCTATTAAATTTGGAGATAATGTAATTTTAACACTAACCAGCGTGTCATATGCTAAGTAATATTGAGTGAACAGTGTGGACAAGCTATAAATGAGATCACGGGGTCCTGATCTAGGTTTTCTCCATACAGTTACGGATATACAAATCTACTATTGACTAGTAGCAGTTGTAATTGTTTCAAATTTTGTCGGCTTAATAACACCGATTTCGCCTTTTATTGTGCCCAGACCAATAGATCCCACTGGTGGAGTCTCCACCGTTTCGTACATAGATGTGAACTCTTGTGTGAAAGTTACTGGGTTTGTTTGTAATTCTCCGCCTGGTAGCGTAATAGTTGTATAAACAATGGTAGGCGCTGGCGGCGAAGGAGTGATTGATTTTGGAAGAGGAACAGATGTCCTGTCGATTTCAGCTTGTTTGGTTAGTTATCAAATCCCAAATCATTTAAAAGAATAGCTGCTTTTAGCATTACTTACCCGCAGCATTACCCAACAATAGGACAACAGTTGCTACTAAACCAAAAGCCTTCATCGCGGTTGTGGATTATGAATATACaaatctttttttgctCTGTCCTGACTTCTTTCCCGGCGCGAAGAACTTCAAATTGCGCAAGTTGCAAACAAACCGTATTATTGTATAGGGTTTAAACGAAAGTGGTTTTATGTTGATGAATAAAGGCTCCTCCTGTCCAAGCTTCCTATTCGAGCTATGACTAGTATAATCCAACAGTTGCACTGTGCTTGTTTAGaaattgtttttgaaaactgaaaataaacGCAATATCTCTCATTTCCAGTTTCAACGCGAACGGCTAAATCAAAGGAATTTAACACAAAAGCCACTTACTTACTGTATATTTATCGATAGCTTGCAAATGCATCTTGTCACGCTTAAATATGGCTAAATGCACATGCTTCTATCGAGATACAACAAGGTTGCCAGGGCGAAAAGCAGAAGCTGCTTTATCAGGTTTATCGGGGTTGGGAAAAGTTTTTTCATCACCGGCTCTATGATACAATAGTACATATCTCCAGGAATTGATCAAACTGAGATATTTTTTAGATACATGGCTTTCATGCTTGTCTAGTGAGTGACCGCGGCTACAACAACATGGGTGAAATCACTATATTAAGGATTACTACTCGTTCATTTTCGCAACTGTTTGGTAATTTTATCGAGTTAGCATAGTTCCCTGGGATATATCTCACTCAGATACTGCTGGAATTTACTCACTGGCTGTTTTGGCCCTTGCCTCAATCTCCCATTCGATTTGCAGACTGTTGCCCGATGTTGACATAAGAGTTGCATAGAACGGCAAAAAGGGGCAATTGAACCCTAATCACATTCCCAAAAGAGATAGACACTAAAGcgaataataatacataCAATAACGATTTTATATCCCAATTCCTTAGCTTTACTCCTGTATAATAGACGTAGGTGATATTGGAATCGTCAATACATCCCAATAGGCTACGTTTTATTCCTCACAGGTGGGACTGGTCAGAAGATCTGGATGTAAAAAGTTTTCATCCAATTGCTTGATCTTAATTGTTTGAGTGGTCTTATATTGGGTAAGCACCTGCGTTGAGTGCCATCAAATCCACGTGCTACTAACTAGGTATTGAATAATTTTATTGTCATAATTTTAAATTCCCTTTATTAACAATTTCCAGAACCGCAGAATTCACAACCCATCGATGTCTGATAGTAGGACTATAGGTGGTTCTGGACCTACTGGCACTGGGTCTGACAATAGAGCGAGTGTCAGTAGTGATGTTCCCGACAACAATCCTGATAAGGGCCTACCTCCTGTGGCACCAACTCCCCTTATTGGTAATCATGGTCATAATCCAATGGGTTCGATATCTGGAACCACGAAAACAGGTTCTCCAAGGTCAAAGATCTATAATCCACATCCCAGAAGTGGTTCTGTCAATCCAGTCTCCGATAGCTCTTCACAGCATCCATCGCGTCCACAGAGTCCAGCCATTAGACCACAACCAAGATGGCGAGGGTCTAGTGGACCAAattcttctggtggtgcGTTATCTTTAAGAAAGTATAAATACAGCacagaagatgatgaagacgaagtTGAGGCTGATCTTGAACGAGAATACTATGAAGGTTACTCAGATGGTTTAAAGGAGAAAATTAGAAGATCCACTATTAAAGCAGATCGAGAGCAGCTGCTACAGCAGCTCAAAGATCATAGGGAACAGAAGGATCAATTACAACCTTCACTCCAACTTCCATCACTTAGCATTGGCCCGAGCTATGaatctcagcagcaagcGCCACGCAGGACTGATTCGCCGTCGATAACAAGTGCTGCCTCTACTACTGCGCTTTTAGGCACACCAAGACTAGAGGCAACTGATGAGGGAATTTTACGACATCGCAAGAGTGAATTGATAGCTGATTTGCTTGCCGATGACGATGGTGGAAACACTGTTGAAGCCGCGAAAGAGCTACTTGGCGATGATCCACATCGCCATTACCAGACACATCAACGTCTTCACTcaattcatcatcatcatgaCGACCATAGTGTACGAAGTTCAAGTGAACACGGTGGACCAAGATCTCGAGATGCTCCGAGTGTAAAGCTTGATAAACGGTTTGTTCCAGAGGATGATGATCGTGGATATAATGAGCACGGCCATGAAGAGGGCGAAAACAAtggtgacgatgaagacggtgaaaatgatgatgacgatgatgatgatggtgcCAGTATTGCTAGTAATGAAACGTTCACTCTACGCGAACGTCAGGACGCTATTAACACTACACATCCATTTGGTATTCGTATTTGGAAGCCAGCTGTGTATAAAAAGGTCCGGTCAGTACAGCGGATCGCAGAAGGAGATTTGCACTCCACTCCAGGAAAAGATGTGCAGTGGACTGTATGGATGGGAAATATTTTGTGGACAGTATTATTTGGAACAATCTTGTTTATCACATGTGGCCTTGGATCTGTTCTGTgcttaatttttttttggagcGAGTCTGCTCAATTATATGGAGTAGCTCTCTTCAAACTTGGTACCTACTTTTGGTTTCCTTTTGGTCATTATGTGGAATTGGCCCAAGATGAGAACTATTTGGACGAggatgaaggagaaggtTTGAGTATTGCTGACTACCAAAGGTGGCAAGCTGGAGATGTCGAGTATGGAAGACTGTTTTTTGGCCCTGCCAGCAGTTCGCGAGACAATAACACTGGTAGTAatggtgatgctggtaGTAATGTAAACTCTCCGTCAGCGAACATTAATATCCAATCCAATACCGGCGCCGGCTCTGATGGTATTTTGGCGGACCCTAGCACCCCTGCGCCGGAGACCCATGATGAGTCTATCCCATTATTAAGATCGCCAGGTTCAGGAGAGTTTCGGAGAAAGCGACGGCTTTTTGGTAGAGGTGAATGGAATTTAGGTAgggttttattttatctaTGGTTTTACGTCGTTGTATGTCCAATACTCTATACCATTTCACTTGTCTGTTGGTTGGGCGTTTTCTCAATCCCTATGGCCCGGGTGGCAACAATTCTCATCCCTCACCTTAGAAGACACCCATTAGCATTGTCATTCAAGCCGGCATCGTCGTTCTTTTCTGAGGAACATGGTCCAGACAGAACTTCAAGCATAATTCTTTGTACCTACAGAGCGTGGGGTTGGAACTACTACAAGTACACCATTGATGGTACAAATGTGATTATCATCAACCTGATGCTACCAGTGCTATTTGTAATTTTTGACTATTTTGTTCTCTACGAAACACTACACATCGACAATTTCATCACTAATCCAGCTACTGTGTTCAGTCTCAGTTTGGCTTCTATTGTCCCGTTAGCTTATTTCATTGGACAAGCAGTCGCCTCTATCTCTGCGCAGTCTTCCATGGGAATGGGTGCTGCTATTAATGCATTCTTTTCAACTGTTGTAGAAGTATTTCTCTATACTGTTGCTCTTTCCCAAGGCAAAGGAGATCTTGTGGAAGGCAGTATTGTGGGTAGTATTCTTGC
The Sugiyamaella lignohabitans strain CBS 10342 chromosome A, complete sequence genome window above contains:
- a CDS encoding Myb-related protein A encodes the protein MSDQFSRPPNIKKEDEPPSTISPLDILYTTSPRSKLQNGDDSHDLFGGPLEIGHNANSSSSFSGSEAYRNSSFVFTTPNTSPKASMLFRMQSMEDSGYTYIVSSSLNSHLSSPSSCSMKPSMSRQNSVVFGSPILFSSPPSSKSLGSNSKLLDLVQQTASSPGTGCSDEFSYVQASAVESSRSSSLSSTSKMKRPQTSTSFDQSRSAINNCSNININNSDRVSSDGVGIDGGQKDKNSLHSKLSIKLEELASSDYEQAGSPDSTPEEEENEQDETYSEGSSRNAIKSSSSNRRNLKRARGEAFPSSRRIITKPTEFHRWTEQDDMLISYLKEEKEFSWRRIAEAIQGRHTWQAIQMRYLRSLKNRYAPFTEEEEGKLEEAILNDWRGRWKRVSFEMGPSFSEERVIRKCMENLGHGELLDADVSSDYTVVVTSQGTFHLPPNANKLSDKVIQFLQQHEVNEEHDIVLMYTTPCLDSEN
- the VNX1 gene encoding Vnx1p (Calcium/H+ antiporter localized to the endoplasmic reticulum membrane; member of the calcium exchanger (CAX) family; potential Cdc28p substrate; GO_component: GO:0005789 - endoplasmic reticulum membrane [Evidence IDA] [PMID 20578725]; GO_component: GO:0000324 - fungal-type vacuole [Evidence IDA] [PMID 17588950]; GO_component: GO:0000329 - fungal-type vacuole membrane [Evidence IDA] [PMID 20709757]; GO_component: GO:0016021 - integral component of membrane [Evidence IEA,IEA]; GO_component: GO:0016021 - integral component of membrane [Evidence ISM] [PMID 12192589]; GO_component: GO:0016020 - membrane [Evidence IEA]; GO_component: GO:0005774 - vacuolar membrane [Evidence IEA]; GO_component: GO:0005773 - vacuole [Evidence IEA]; GO_function: GO:0015369 - calcium:proton antiporter activity [Evidence IMP] [PMID 20578725]; GO_function: GO:0015386 - potassium:proton antiporter activity [Evidence IMP] [PMID 17588950]; GO_function: GO:0015385 - sodium:proton antiporter activity [Evidence IMP] [PMID 17588950]; GO_process: GO:0006818 - hydrogen transport [Evidence IMP] [PMID 20578725]; GO_process: GO:0006811 - ion transport [Evidence IEA]; GO_process: GO:0006813 - potassium ion transport [Evidence IMP] [PMID 17588950]; GO_process: GO:0006814 - sodium ion transport [Evidence IEA]; GO_process: GO:0006814 - sodium ion transport [Evidence IMP] [PMID 17588950]; GO_process: GO:0055085 - transmembrane transport [Evidence IEA]; GO_process: GO:0006810 - transport [Evidence IEA]); this encodes MSDSRTIGGSGPTGTGSDNRASVSSDVPDNNPDKGLPPVAPTPLIGNHGHNPMGSISGTTKTGSPRSKIYNPHPRSGSVNPVSDSSSQHPSRPQSPAIRPQPRWRGSSGPNSSGGALSLRKYKYSTEDDEDEVEADLEREYYEGYSDGLKEKIRRSTIKADREQLLQQLKDHREQKDQLQPSLQLPSLSIGPSYESQQQAPRRTDSPSITSAASTTALLGTPRLEATDEGILRHRKSELIADLLADDDGGNTVEAAKELLGDDPHRHYQTHQRLHSIHHHHDDHSVRSSSEHGGPRSRDAPSVKLDKRFVPEDDDRGYNEHGHEEGENNGDDEDGENDDDDDDDGASIASNETFTLRERQDAINTTHPFGIRIWKPAVYKKVRSVQRIAEGDLHSTPGKDVQWTVWMGNILWTVLFGTILFITCGLGSVLCLIFFWSESAQLYGVALFKLGTYFWFPFGHYVELAQDENYLDEDEGEGLSIADYQRWQAGDVEYGRLFFGPASSSRDNNTGSNGDAGSNVNSPSANINIQSNTGAGSDGILADPSTPAPETHDESIPLLRSPGSGEFRRKRRLFGRGEWNLGRVLFYLWFYVVVCPILYTISLVCWLGVFSIPMARVATILIPHLRRHPLALSFKPASSFFSEEHGPDRTSSIILCTYRAWGWNYYKYTIDGTNVIIINLMLPVLFVIFDYFVLYETLHIDNFITNPATVFSLSLASIVPLAYFIGQAVASISAQSSMGMGAAINAFFSTVVEVFLYTVALSQGKGDLVEGSIVGSILAGVLLLPGTSMCAGAIRRKTQRYNPRSAGVSSTMLVFAVIGAFAPTVFYQIYGSYELRCVPCPIEAGALAPSCRKCRFEQLPLVENEFFLNVIQPFSVTCAFLLFVSYVIGLWFTLRTHAAMIWATPTVSEQPMFQHLQNIIPSATTQQVVPAGLLTGTQPFVPPTTPVNPSQQGSVRRQSTKHVAMAVPPVAHVKEDMAPESEGGGHDAPNWGRLKSSVILLGATVLYAIIAEILVDTVDVVLKNFAISEKFLGITIFALVPNTTEFLNAISFAIHGNIALSMEIGSAYALQVCLLQIPALVFYSIYSAKGLVGPIHEFAFTLVFPRWDLWVVIFCVFLFSYIYAEGKSNYFKGSILILAYLVVMAGFFFSDVEIANGILGNYGTFVLPELNYIPPPALSIQN